In Meiothermus ruber DSM 1279, the following proteins share a genomic window:
- a CDS encoding DUF4383 domain-containing protein — protein sequence MTAQRIDLFMGLVFALLAALGLFFAPNGLILGFIPSNTSLAIVYLITAVALLYGYFTGDRLAHMMAAVIGLVYAALALIGFFSSSFLGLPTGGWNTVVNLIAAVVLIYDWLGTPRTAT from the coding sequence ATGACGGCGCAAAGAATTGACCTTTTCATGGGACTGGTGTTTGCCCTGCTGGCCGCCCTGGGTCTGTTTTTCGCGCCCAACGGCCTGATTCTGGGGTTTATTCCCAGCAACACCAGCCTGGCCATCGTCTATCTGATTACCGCCGTAGCCCTGCTGTATGGCTACTTTACCGGCGACCGCCTGGCCCACATGATGGCCGCGGTGATCGGCCTGGTCTACGCCGCGCTGGCCCTCATTGGGTTCTTCAGCAGCAGCTTTTTGGGCCTGCCCACCGGCGGCTGGAATACCGTGGTCAACCTGATCGCTGCGGTGGTGCTGATCTACGACTGGCTGGGAACCCCCCGAACGGCCACTTGA
- a CDS encoding GbsR/MarR family transcriptional regulator, with amino-acid sequence MSDALHDFVEEFALAYEAAGLPRIAGRILGWLMVCDPPEQTAAQLVATLGVSKASISTMTRLLTQMHLIEKVPKRGARSDFYRVRPGIWTERVKNGLASLVTYKKLAEKGLQLMENAPPERSERLLEMYQIYSFFEEELKGMFERLEQRRKHGSKPKPGR; translated from the coding sequence ATGTCCGATGCCCTGCACGATTTTGTCGAGGAGTTCGCCCTGGCCTACGAAGCTGCGGGGCTCCCGCGGATAGCCGGGCGAATCCTGGGCTGGCTGATGGTCTGCGACCCCCCCGAACAGACCGCTGCTCAGCTGGTCGCCACCCTGGGTGTGAGTAAGGCCTCCATCAGCACCATGACCCGGCTGCTCACCCAGATGCACCTGATCGAAAAAGTGCCCAAGCGCGGGGCCCGGAGCGATTTTTACCGCGTGCGCCCCGGCATCTGGACCGAGCGCGTCAAAAACGGCCTGGCCAGCCTGGTTACCTACAAAAAACTGGCCGAAAAGGGGCTGCAACTGATGGAAAATGCACCGCCGGAGCGAAGTGAGCGGCTTTTGGAGATGTACCAGATCTATAGCTTTTTCGAAGAGGAGCTGAAAGGCATGTTCGAGCGACTGGAGCAGCGCCGCAAGCATGGAAGCAAACCCAAGCCAGGCCGTTGA
- a CDS encoding ABC transporter permease, which yields MTVQTRVATALPRLAWRNLWRHRRRTWLLVLVVAYATITTILFWGVQDGFTQSVQVGNARFLSAPALITTPQYFEDPDPEQGLPSLDFLPRVEAQPGVKAAAPRLEFPALIRSAYTADAVRARGVDPLLEARVSNLPGAIAQGRMLEQPGEVVLGQQLAERLDARLGERVVLDTSALAGPQALGLQVVGLVKSGIAPVDRGTVLVHIQDARVLTGLQTATGVALDVTRGQEARIAEALQPVLPENLRAYDLTQLLGGLSSAIGTKQSSTFLIGMIFSLFAALAVTSTVLVSVLERTREFGMMGAIGMTPPRLAAMVTLETVFATSLGWALGLVLGYALNYWMATQNVLGPVFASYGAAWEILGTGSEIYTAQSPLYALYAALTIALAALFSILIPARRVLALNPAEAMRTE from the coding sequence ATGACAGTCCAAACCCGCGTCGCCACAGCCTTGCCCCGGCTGGCCTGGCGCAACCTCTGGCGGCACCGGCGGCGCACCTGGCTGCTGGTGCTGGTGGTGGCCTATGCCACCATCACCACCATACTGTTCTGGGGGGTGCAGGACGGCTTTACCCAGTCGGTGCAGGTGGGCAACGCCCGCTTCCTGAGCGCACCGGCCCTCATCACCACCCCACAATACTTCGAAGACCCCGACCCCGAGCAGGGCCTGCCCAGCCTGGATTTTTTGCCCCGGGTGGAGGCCCAGCCCGGCGTCAAGGCCGCGGCCCCGCGCCTCGAGTTCCCCGCTTTGATTCGCTCGGCCTACACCGCCGATGCGGTGCGGGCTCGAGGGGTAGATCCCCTGCTCGAGGCCCGGGTGAGCAACCTACCCGGCGCCATTGCCCAGGGCCGCATGCTGGAGCAGCCTGGTGAGGTGGTGCTGGGACAGCAACTGGCCGAGCGCTTGGACGCGCGGCTGGGGGAGCGGGTGGTGCTGGACACCTCGGCGCTGGCCGGGCCACAGGCCCTGGGGTTGCAGGTGGTGGGGCTGGTGAAATCGGGCATTGCTCCGGTAGACCGGGGCACAGTACTGGTGCATATCCAGGACGCCCGGGTGCTCACCGGCCTGCAAACCGCCACCGGGGTAGCCCTGGACGTAACCCGGGGCCAGGAGGCCCGGATTGCCGAGGCTTTGCAACCGGTGCTGCCGGAGAACCTGCGGGCCTACGACCTGACCCAGTTGCTGGGCGGGCTCTCCTCGGCCATTGGCACCAAACAGAGCTCCACCTTTTTGATTGGGATGATTTTCTCGCTGTTTGCTGCCCTGGCCGTGACCAGCACGGTGCTGGTGAGCGTGCTCGAGCGCACCCGCGAGTTCGGCATGATGGGGGCCATCGGCATGACCCCTCCGCGCCTGGCGGCCATGGTCACGCTCGAGACGGTGTTTGCCACCAGCCTGGGCTGGGCTTTAGGGCTGGTGTTGGGCTATGCGCTCAATTACTGGATGGCCACTCAGAACGTGCTGGGGCCTGTTTTTGCCAGCTATGGGGCGGCCTGGGAGATTTTGGGCACCGGCAGCGAAATCTACACCGCCCAGAGCCCCCTGTATGCGCTGTACGCAGCCCTGACCATTGCCCTGGCCGCGCTTTTCTCGATTCTGATTCCGGCCCGGCGGGTGCTGGCCCTCAACCCCGCCGAGGCTATGCGAACGGAGTAA
- a CDS encoding outer membrane lipoprotein-sorting protein, with product MNLRFLLLLCLLGLGPSNAATDPQTVLKAVVDNQRGGSLRATLILSITRPERQTQLVLEVASDGNERAITWVKAPPREAGQAFLRVGDNIQLYNPTLKRVLRLPPSGRSDSFLGSDLSYSDLAGRDLEQDFTPKVEAESESEITLELLPRPQAPTPYGKLVLRASKPGFAPREVIYYDQRGQAVRKITFAQWVQAGGRSFPTQVTVEDLLRPGHRTQVVYSNYRFGVPIPEGCFTVRALEAGC from the coding sequence ATGAACCTACGATTTTTGTTGCTTCTATGTTTGCTCGGGCTGGGGCCAAGCAACGCTGCCACCGACCCCCAGACCGTGCTCAAGGCCGTGGTGGACAACCAGCGGGGGGGCAGTCTGCGGGCCACCCTCATCCTGAGCATCACCCGCCCGGAGCGCCAGACCCAGTTGGTGCTCGAGGTAGCCTCGGACGGCAACGAGCGGGCCATCACCTGGGTCAAAGCCCCACCCAGGGAGGCCGGGCAGGCTTTTTTGCGGGTGGGGGACAACATTCAGTTGTACAACCCCACCCTCAAGCGGGTTCTGCGGCTGCCCCCCAGCGGGCGCAGCGATAGCTTTTTGGGCTCCGACCTTTCCTACAGCGACCTGGCCGGGCGCGACCTCGAGCAAGACTTCACCCCCAAAGTCGAGGCGGAGAGCGAGAGCGAGATCACCCTGGAGCTTCTCCCCAGGCCCCAGGCCCCTACCCCCTACGGCAAGCTGGTGTTGCGGGCCAGCAAACCGGGCTTTGCCCCGCGCGAGGTGATCTACTACGACCAGCGCGGCCAGGCGGTGCGCAAAATAACCTTTGCCCAGTGGGTTCAGGCCGGGGGGCGCAGCTTCCCCACCCAGGTCACGGTGGAGGATCTGCTACGTCCGGGGCACCGCACCCAGGTGGTCTACAGCAACTATCGGTTTGGCGTGCCCATCCCCGAGGGCTGTTTTACGGTGCGGGCGCTCGAGGCCGGCTGTTAG
- a CDS encoding ABC transporter permease: protein MFNLLSLSWRNLWRHRSRSLMTAGAVGLAVFFTLVYLSFLGAMENGIYNNLTASVGHLQVRVEGYRDKREFRDLLIPDAAGVEAQLAQKTQAARVIALEVPALIAGETRSRGALLLGDQRPPELRQRFIQQHLVEGALPAVGDLEGIALGQALAKALKLRLGDPVYVYAPGTLGRGAAAYRLVGLLRFPDPAVEARSAYLSLAAAQELAAPGSATRIELHFPFTRYAQDAQLGPIQAQLAQQLGPGLRLESWKEASPAIAQIFDLLTPLVLIFAALFFGLAGLLVLNTIYLSLLERTRELGVIVALGAGPAQVTRMVVLESLLLCSSGALVGGGLGLLLIAALSGGFSLEALYGEVGGAFGLPETVYLSLRAWDIPITLGFALATGLLAAWWPARVAASLEPVEAMRFTA from the coding sequence ATGTTCAATCTCCTGAGTCTTTCCTGGCGCAACCTCTGGCGGCACCGCAGCCGCAGCCTGATGACGGCCGGCGCGGTGGGGCTGGCGGTGTTTTTCACCCTGGTTTACCTGAGCTTTCTGGGGGCCATGGAAAACGGCATCTACAACAACCTCACGGCCTCGGTGGGGCATCTGCAGGTGCGGGTGGAGGGCTACCGGGACAAGCGCGAGTTCCGCGACCTGCTGATCCCAGACGCCGCCGGGGTGGAGGCCCAGCTGGCACAGAAAACCCAGGCCGCCAGGGTCATCGCCCTCGAGGTTCCCGCCCTGATCGCCGGCGAGACCCGCTCGAGGGGGGCCCTGCTCCTGGGCGACCAGCGCCCGCCCGAGCTGCGCCAGCGCTTTATCCAGCAGCATCTGGTGGAAGGGGCGCTACCGGCAGTGGGCGACCTCGAGGGCATCGCCCTGGGGCAGGCCCTGGCCAAAGCCCTCAAGCTGCGGCTGGGCGACCCGGTCTACGTGTACGCCCCCGGCACCCTTGGACGGGGGGCGGCGGCCTACCGGCTGGTGGGGCTGCTGCGCTTCCCCGACCCGGCTGTTGAGGCCCGCAGCGCCTACCTCTCCCTGGCGGCGGCCCAGGAGCTGGCCGCGCCGGGCAGCGCCACCCGCATCGAGCTGCACTTTCCTTTCACCCGCTACGCCCAGGATGCCCAGCTTGGGCCCATCCAGGCCCAACTGGCCCAGCAACTGGGGCCGGGCCTGCGCCTGGAAAGCTGGAAGGAGGCCAGCCCGGCCATTGCCCAGATCTTCGACCTGCTAACCCCTTTGGTTCTGATTTTCGCCGCGCTGTTTTTCGGGCTGGCGGGGCTGCTGGTGCTCAACACCATCTACCTGAGCCTGCTCGAGCGCACCCGTGAGCTGGGTGTGATTGTGGCGCTGGGGGCCGGGCCGGCCCAGGTTACGCGGATGGTGGTGCTGGAAAGCCTGCTTTTGTGCTCAAGCGGCGCTCTGGTGGGCGGGGGACTGGGCCTGCTGCTGATTGCCGCCCTCTCGGGCGGGTTCTCGCTCGAGGCCCTCTACGGCGAGGTGGGTGGGGCCTTTGGCCTGCCCGAGACGGTCTATTTGAGCCTCCGGGCCTGGGACATCCCCATCACCCTGGGCTTTGCCCTGGCTACCGGCCTGCTGGCGGCCTGGTGGCCGGCCAGGGTTGCGGCCAGCCTGGAACCGGTGGAAGCCATGCGCTTTACCGCTTAG
- a CDS encoding ABC transporter ATP-binding protein yields the protein MKPVLQVKELTKIYKVDTVETPALRGVNLEIQPGEFTALAGPSGSGKSTLLHLMGGLDRPTAGEVWLDGMRIDGFSKARLAHLRLWNLGFVFQAYNLIPVLTALENAAFVLELRGEPREAREEKALRALETLGMKDFAHRRPNQLSGGQQQRVAVARALAAQPKIILADEPTANLDSKTGLALIEHLRTLNRAQGITFVFSTHDPRLLERVDRIVRLEDGQIAA from the coding sequence ATGAAGCCTGTTTTGCAGGTCAAGGAGCTAACCAAAATCTACAAGGTGGACACTGTAGAGACGCCCGCCCTGCGGGGGGTCAACCTGGAGATACAGCCGGGCGAGTTTACCGCCCTGGCCGGGCCTTCGGGCAGCGGCAAGAGCACCCTGTTGCACCTGATGGGGGGCCTGGACAGGCCCACCGCGGGCGAGGTCTGGCTGGATGGCATGCGCATAGACGGCTTCTCCAAAGCCCGGCTGGCCCACCTGCGGCTGTGGAACCTGGGCTTCGTGTTTCAGGCCTACAACCTGATTCCGGTGCTGACGGCGCTGGAGAACGCGGCCTTTGTGCTCGAGCTGCGCGGTGAGCCCAGGGAGGCCCGCGAGGAAAAGGCCCTGCGTGCGCTAGAGACCCTGGGCATGAAAGACTTTGCCCATCGCCGGCCCAACCAGCTTTCCGGGGGGCAGCAGCAGCGCGTGGCGGTGGCCCGCGCCCTGGCCGCCCAGCCCAAAATCATCCTGGCCGACGAGCCCACCGCCAACCTCGACTCCAAAACCGGCCTGGCCCTGATCGAGCACCTGCGCACCCTCAACCGCGCGCAGGGCATCACCTTTGTCTTCAGCACCCACGACCCCCGGCTCCTGGAGCGGGTAGACCGGATTGTGCGGCTCGAGGATGGGCAGATTGCGGCCTAG
- a CDS encoding histidine phosphatase family protein, producing the protein MSRVLVTFLRHGRSLSDDLRVHEGRYDAPLTEVGRAQAQQRLEEFRAKQFHFDRIISSPLQRARAVAELMSEGLGVPLELDPDWMEQDNGKIAGLPYEEAEQRFPRPLFRSPYEKPYDGSGESEWETYTRAARAVQNLVNRGAGSYLVVAHGKILNCALWAIFGLSPSNGTPSLRFSFADLGYAVLEYRPDRHTWHLDRFEMGFNSLANPLEVAPPQPG; encoded by the coding sequence ATGAGTCGGGTTCTGGTCACGTTCCTGCGTCATGGCCGCTCCCTGAGCGACGACCTGCGGGTGCACGAAGGCCGCTACGACGCCCCCCTTACCGAGGTGGGCCGGGCCCAGGCCCAGCAGCGCCTGGAGGAGTTTCGCGCCAAGCAGTTCCACTTCGATCGCATCATCTCCAGCCCCCTCCAGCGGGCCCGCGCCGTGGCAGAGCTGATGAGCGAAGGGCTGGGGGTGCCGCTGGAGCTGGACCCCGACTGGATGGAGCAGGACAACGGCAAAATTGCCGGTCTCCCCTACGAGGAAGCCGAACAGCGCTTCCCTAGGCCCCTTTTTCGCAGCCCTTACGAAAAGCCATACGATGGCAGCGGGGAAAGCGAGTGGGAAACCTATACCCGCGCCGCCAGAGCGGTTCAGAACCTGGTGAACCGGGGTGCGGGCTCGTACCTGGTGGTGGCTCATGGGAAAATCCTCAACTGTGCGCTGTGGGCCATTTTTGGCCTTTCCCCCAGCAACGGTACGCCCAGCCTCAGGTTCTCTTTCGCCGACCTGGGCTATGCGGTGCTGGAGTACCGGCCAGACCGGCATACCTGGCATTTAGACAGGTTCGAGATGGGCTTTAATTCCCTAGCGAACCCGCTCGAGGTAGCGCCACCCCAGCCCGGCTAA
- a CDS encoding alpha-amylase family glycosyl hydrolase, whose protein sequence is MQGRKWALLWLLLLGFSWAQQRVPVTFTYDPPYGLEVRSVSLRGSFNNWAELPMQKTEDGVWQVTVELPPGPIQYKFFINGQWPKNMCEDETFGTPQVDAEAEGCTDDGQGGKNALREVGRVADAPTDSGGLAFEHDPSQPRFVSQAAGRLSVRFQVPAGSIRSAVLRADRDHPFTLQLSAPEGETWRVALLSTLRQYRIEVVDKDGQEHTFGPFEVPARVFRAVDWVAGRVGYQIFPERFWNGDPRNDRRALEATQARFDQTWSGRPPYLSRWSDPPGDYHCCQQYYGGDLAGVLERLPHLRALGVNLIYFNPLFDSGSAHGYDTHDYVRVSPKFGDNALLKRLLAEARRQGIRVIFDFVPNHTGLGHWAFQDVVRKGPESRYWDWYFIRRWPFTPGDGRAYVGWADLGSLPKLNTANPEVQDYLIRVSRFWLNFGFDGIRVDVANEISTEFVQRWRAELKALKPEVYLVGEVWDLRPQYLQGDQFDSLMNYTLGRGGSPPAMGGILGFAKGGPLQSGARVLGELARVYAAYPEAVAAMGFNLIGSHDTPRVLTDLGGGGLRDTPGPEALARLRLASAMLYALPGASVIFQGEECGFTGERGVWPVNELYRYPLQWERCRADVLEHYRLLGRLKGQLKAFQSPLFRTYLGEGTRLAFLRGEPGVGEVLAAFNNGLEAASLPLPPGQWRDAVEGRVYQGQVLLAGLGWRYLERVR, encoded by the coding sequence ATGCAAGGACGTAAGTGGGCTTTACTGTGGCTGCTGCTTCTGGGCTTCTCCTGGGCCCAGCAGAGAGTTCCCGTCACCTTCACCTACGACCCCCCCTACGGCCTCGAGGTGCGCTCGGTGAGCCTGCGCGGTAGCTTCAACAACTGGGCCGAGCTGCCCATGCAGAAAACCGAGGACGGGGTCTGGCAGGTCACGGTGGAGCTGCCGCCGGGTCCCATCCAGTACAAGTTCTTCATCAACGGGCAGTGGCCCAAAAACATGTGCGAGGACGAGACCTTCGGTACCCCGCAGGTGGACGCCGAGGCTGAAGGCTGCACCGACGACGGCCAGGGCGGGAAAAACGCGCTGCGGGAGGTGGGGCGGGTGGCCGATGCGCCCACCGATAGCGGCGGGCTGGCCTTCGAGCACGACCCCAGCCAGCCGCGCTTCGTCTCGCAGGCGGCGGGCCGCCTGTCGGTGCGCTTCCAGGTGCCGGCGGGTAGCATCCGCTCGGCGGTGCTGCGGGCCGACCGCGACCACCCCTTTACCCTGCAGCTGAGCGCGCCCGAGGGAGAAACCTGGCGGGTGGCCCTGCTGTCCACGCTCCGGCAGTACCGCATTGAGGTGGTGGACAAAGACGGCCAGGAACACACCTTTGGCCCCTTCGAGGTGCCGGCCCGGGTTTTCCGGGCGGTGGACTGGGTGGCGGGGCGGGTGGGGTATCAGATCTTCCCCGAGCGCTTCTGGAACGGCGACCCCCGCAACGACCGCCGGGCCCTGGAGGCCACCCAGGCCCGTTTCGACCAGACCTGGAGCGGCCGGCCCCCCTACCTCTCGCGCTGGAGCGACCCGCCCGGCGACTACCACTGCTGCCAGCAGTACTACGGCGGCGACCTGGCCGGGGTGCTGGAGCGCCTGCCGCACCTGCGCGCGCTGGGGGTGAACCTGATCTACTTCAACCCCCTTTTCGATTCGGGCTCGGCCCACGGCTACGACACCCACGACTACGTGCGGGTCTCGCCCAAGTTTGGCGACAACGCCCTGCTCAAGCGCCTGCTGGCCGAGGCCCGGCGCCAGGGCATCCGGGTTATCTTCGACTTTGTACCCAACCACACCGGCCTGGGGCACTGGGCCTTTCAGGATGTGGTGAGGAAAGGGCCCGAATCGCGCTACTGGGACTGGTACTTCATCCGCCGGTGGCCCTTCACCCCCGGCGATGGCCGCGCCTATGTGGGCTGGGCCGACCTGGGCAGCCTGCCCAAGCTCAACACCGCCAACCCCGAGGTGCAGGACTACCTGATCCGGGTCTCCAGGTTCTGGCTCAACTTCGGCTTCGACGGGATTCGGGTGGATGTGGCCAACGAGATCTCCACCGAGTTTGTGCAGAGATGGCGGGCCGAACTCAAGGCCCTGAAGCCCGAGGTGTACCTGGTGGGCGAGGTCTGGGATCTGCGCCCGCAGTATCTGCAGGGCGACCAGTTCGACTCGCTGATGAACTACACCCTGGGGCGCGGGGGCTCGCCCCCGGCCATGGGGGGTATTCTGGGGTTTGCGAAGGGAGGCCCTTTGCAGAGCGGGGCGCGCGTGCTGGGCGAGCTGGCCCGGGTCTACGCCGCCTACCCCGAGGCGGTGGCCGCCATGGGCTTCAACCTGATCGGTTCCCACGACACCCCCCGCGTCCTGACCGACCTGGGCGGGGGTGGTTTGCGCGACACCCCCGGCCCGGAAGCCCTGGCCCGGCTGCGGCTGGCCTCGGCCATGCTCTATGCCCTGCCGGGGGCCTCGGTGATCTTCCAGGGTGAGGAGTGCGGTTTTACCGGCGAGCGCGGGGTGTGGCCCGTCAACGAGCTGTACCGCTACCCGTTGCAGTGGGAGAGGTGCCGCGCCGATGTACTCGAGCACTACCGCTTGCTGGGCCGCCTCAAGGGCCAGCTCAAAGCCTTCCAGAGCCCGCTTTTCCGCACCTACCTGGGTGAGGGCACGCGCCTGGCCTTTTTGCGGGGGGAGCCGGGGGTGGGCGAGGTGCTGGCGGCCTTCAACAACGGCCTCGAGGCCGCTTCGCTGCCCCTGCCCCCCGGCCAGTGGCGCGATGCGGTGGAGGGGCGGGTCTACCAGGGGCAGGTGCTTTTAGCCGGGCTGGGGTGGCGCTACCTCGAGCGGGTTCGCTAG
- a CDS encoding DMT family transporter codes for MGYLYVLAAACLWGLLGVVSRWAFEQGVSPLEVAFWRAALGAVLFGSQAVLIQKVRLERADAGAVLGFGLVGISLFYGSYQLAIGSGGAALAAVLLYTAPAIVALLSWLFLREPMDAHKVGAVGLTLLGVALVSLQGGGVRVTPAAVFWGLLSALTYATHYLFGKLYLNKYSTPTVFLYALPVGALGLLPFVHFAPKNAEAWTAIAFLTVASTFFAVTLYFAGLRRLEATRASVVATIEPVVAALTAWLWWGERFSLLGYLGAGLVLAGVVWMVLRPQTGATPLRPTAGPERPRGL; via the coding sequence ATTGGCTATCTCTACGTGCTGGCCGCCGCCTGCTTGTGGGGGCTTCTGGGGGTGGTCTCGCGCTGGGCCTTCGAGCAGGGGGTGAGCCCCCTCGAGGTGGCCTTCTGGCGGGCTGCCCTGGGCGCGGTGCTTTTTGGGTCGCAGGCGGTGCTGATACAAAAAGTTCGCCTCGAGCGCGCCGACGCCGGGGCGGTGCTGGGCTTTGGGCTGGTGGGCATCTCGCTTTTCTACGGGTCTTACCAGCTCGCCATCGGAAGCGGCGGGGCGGCCCTGGCCGCGGTGCTGCTCTATACAGCCCCGGCCATCGTGGCCCTGCTCTCCTGGCTGTTTTTGCGCGAGCCCATGGACGCCCACAAGGTGGGGGCGGTGGGCCTGACCCTATTGGGCGTAGCCCTGGTCAGCCTGCAAGGGGGCGGGGTCAGGGTTACGCCGGCGGCGGTGTTCTGGGGCCTGCTCTCGGCCCTGACCTATGCCACCCACTACCTGTTTGGCAAGCTCTACCTGAACAAATACAGCACCCCCACGGTGTTTTTGTACGCGCTGCCGGTGGGGGCGCTGGGGTTGCTGCCGTTTGTGCACTTTGCGCCCAAAAACGCCGAAGCCTGGACGGCCATCGCCTTCCTGACCGTGGCCTCGACTTTTTTCGCGGTCACGCTTTATTTTGCCGGCCTCCGGCGCCTGGAGGCCACCCGGGCCTCGGTGGTGGCGACCATCGAGCCGGTGGTGGCGGCCCTGACAGCCTGGCTGTGGTGGGGCGAGCGCTTCAGCCTGCTGGGCTACCTGGGGGCCGGGCTGGTGCTGGCGGGGGTGGTGTGGATGGTGCTCAGGCCGCAGACCGGTGCTACGCCTCTTCGTCCGACTGCAGGGCCTGAACGTCCTCGAGGTCTTTAG
- the glyA gene encoding serine hydroxymethyltransferase, with protein sequence MIKAPETPPRDELVFDLIRQEEARQRNGLELIASENFTSAQVREAVGSVLTNKYAEGYPGKRWYGGCEVVDQVEALAIERAKQLFGAAWANVQPHSGSSANIAVYTALLKPGDTVLGMDLSHGGHLTHGSPVNFSGLNYKVIGYKVRPEDELLHMEDVRALALEHKPKMIICGASAYSRILDFKAFREIADEVGAYLMADIAHIAGLVAAGLHPSPLPYAHIVTSTTHKTLRGPRSGLLLSNDLEVAAILDRSIFPGTQGGPLEHVIAGKAVAFWEALQPSFKTYSAQIIKNAQTLAAELQKRGYRIVSGGTDNHLFVVDLRPQGLNGSKATRLLDAVHITISKSTLPYDTEKIIHGGGIRIGTPAITTRGMTEEHMPIIADLIDRALKGEDPEKLRAEVKAFASQFPLP encoded by the coding sequence GTGATCAAGGCGCCCGAAACCCCTCCCCGCGACGAGCTGGTCTTCGACCTGATCCGCCAGGAAGAAGCGCGCCAGCGCAACGGCCTCGAGCTCATTGCCTCGGAAAACTTCACCTCGGCCCAGGTGCGCGAAGCCGTGGGTAGCGTGCTCACCAACAAGTACGCCGAAGGCTACCCCGGCAAGCGCTGGTACGGCGGCTGCGAGGTGGTGGATCAGGTGGAAGCCCTGGCCATCGAGCGGGCCAAGCAGCTTTTTGGGGCGGCCTGGGCCAACGTGCAGCCCCACTCCGGCTCCAGCGCCAACATCGCGGTTTACACGGCCTTGCTCAAGCCCGGCGATACCGTGCTGGGCATGGATCTGTCGCACGGCGGCCACCTCACCCACGGCTCCCCGGTCAACTTTTCCGGCCTCAACTACAAGGTGATCGGGTACAAGGTGCGCCCGGAGGATGAGCTGCTGCACATGGAGGACGTGCGGGCCCTGGCCCTCGAGCACAAACCCAAAATGATTATCTGCGGGGCCAGCGCCTACAGCCGCATCCTCGACTTCAAGGCCTTCCGCGAGATCGCCGACGAGGTGGGGGCCTACCTGATGGCCGACATCGCCCACATCGCGGGGCTGGTGGCGGCGGGCCTGCACCCCTCCCCCCTGCCCTATGCCCACATCGTGACCTCCACCACCCACAAAACCTTGCGCGGGCCGCGTTCCGGCCTGCTTCTGAGCAACGACCTCGAGGTCGCCGCCATCCTCGATCGCTCCATCTTCCCTGGCACCCAGGGGGGGCCTCTGGAGCACGTGATCGCCGGTAAGGCGGTGGCCTTCTGGGAGGCCTTGCAGCCTTCGTTTAAAACCTACTCAGCCCAGATCATCAAAAACGCCCAGACCCTGGCCGCCGAGCTACAAAAGCGCGGCTACCGCATCGTCTCGGGCGGCACCGACAACCACCTCTTCGTGGTGGATCTGCGCCCCCAGGGCCTCAACGGTAGCAAGGCCACCAGGTTGCTCGACGCCGTGCACATCACCATCTCCAAGAGCACCCTGCCCTACGACACCGAGAAAATCATCCACGGCGGCGGTATCCGCATCGGCACCCCGGCCATCACCACCCGCGGCATGACCGAAGAACACATGCCCATCATCGCCGACCTGATCGACCGGGCCCTGAAGGGCGAAGACCCCGAAAAGCTCAGAGCCGAGGTCAAGGCCTTCGCCTCGCAGTTCCCGCTGCCCTAG
- a CDS encoding putative 2OG-Fe(II) oxygenase → MNTSPVQMLWPTPILVRRFEEAAAVNPELLRLFYRELGAQGLQGTVYSSSDDILVRYNHPALQALFGFISDAVFEIARTLNGAIWQQAGVKNLRMEIVGAWFQIQNRYGFHDIHNHGNCSWSGVYYLQLDPVQQRRQHPVLGALNGITRFYAQHLNLLGGAHMDMGNAYLQQSTFDVTPEEGVLVVFPSWLLHKAMPYDGERDRVIISFNAQVHGEQGDKAFEYGFH, encoded by the coding sequence ATGAACACATCCCCGGTGCAGATGCTCTGGCCCACACCCATCCTGGTTCGTAGGTTTGAGGAGGCCGCAGCGGTGAACCCGGAACTCCTCCGCCTCTTCTACCGCGAACTGGGTGCGCAGGGCTTGCAGGGAACCGTCTACAGCAGCTCGGACGACATCCTGGTGCGCTACAACCACCCGGCCTTGCAGGCTTTGTTTGGCTTTATCTCCGACGCGGTCTTCGAAATTGCCCGCACCCTGAATGGGGCCATCTGGCAGCAGGCCGGGGTCAAAAACCTGCGTATGGAGATCGTGGGGGCCTGGTTCCAGATTCAAAACCGCTACGGCTTCCACGACATCCACAACCACGGCAACTGCTCGTGGTCGGGGGTTTACTACCTGCAGCTCGACCCTGTCCAGCAGCGGCGGCAGCACCCGGTGCTGGGGGCGCTCAACGGCATTACCCGCTTTTACGCCCAGCACCTCAACCTGCTGGGCGGGGCCCACATGGACATGGGCAACGCCTACCTCCAGCAGTCCACCTTCGACGTAACCCCCGAGGAAGGGGTGCTGGTGGTCTTCCCAAGCTGGCTACTGCACAAGGCCATGCCCTACGACGGCGAGCGCGACCGGGTGATTATCTCCTTCAACGCCCAGGTGCACGGCGAGCAGGGCGACAAGGCCTTCGAGTACGGCTTTCACTAG